In the Bacteroidia bacterium genome, CTAACTGAAGTTTAATTCTTTCAACCGCTTTTTCAATTTGTTCGTGAGCATTTAATGTTGTAATATGAAACTCAACATCTTTTTTATCAAACAACGACATCTGAAGAACCTTCTGTACCTGAGAATTCATTCGTAACGCCTCTTCTTTAATAATTCTGTTAAAATTTAAAATCTGATTTTTATCTTCAAGCACAACCGGGTTATTTATTGCGTCCGTAGCTAATGAAATGGTAGCAATTGGAGTTTTAAACTCATGAGTCATGTTATTAATAAAATCGTTTTTAATCTCGGAAATTTTCTTCTGGCGCAGTATAGCAAAAATTGTAATTATAAAAGTCATAAGTATAATTAATGTAAAAACAATCGATCCTATTATCATAAATGATAATGACCGATATATATAACTGTTTCTTTCGGGAAAATACATTTTTAAATAATCCGACTTTGCAACCAAATCATTTGGGAACAAGTTAACCGAATAAACATATGCTTTGGAATCTTCTTTATATCCTTTGGAAATTAAAGCCGAATCAATTTTATTTTTTCCATTAACAATATACTCGTAAGGCAAATCAATAGCATTATTTTTTAAAACTGATTTAAGCAGTTGAGAGAAATTTATTTTCTGAAGCCTTTTATCTAAAGTAATATTTTTAAATTCATACTCTACCAACATTTTCTCAACCACATTTCTGAATTTATCTGTTTTTACATTTATTTTATTGTTGTTTTTAATCACAGTAATGCAAACATCTTTAGAACTGTCATTTGTTACTTTTACCGAAGACTTTACAAACTCATCAAAATCACCCGTTAATTTTGAATCAATTTTTATGGTTTTACAATCCTGGTTTATCTGAAGCCCCGAGCAACCATTAGAATCTTTGGAAATGATAATCTTTTTGAACTGAGTTTTATGTTTGTTTTTATGATTAATCAAAGATTCCGGCATACAGTCTGCATTTTCCGGTAAATTATCAACATTAATAGAGCAAATATTACTTGTTATTATATGACTTGTCTCGTCTGTTTCAATTTTACTTACAAGCTCGTTCATTGCTTCATTCACCTTGCGCCCGAATTGTTCCTCGTTAATTTTAACGGCATTCATAATCCAGAAAATCTGCACAAACACAATCCCGATAAGGGAAATGCTCATTAACAAAATTATATATCTTATAGCTTTTGGCTTCACTTAATATCAATTTTGATTCAAATATACAACTATAAAATATTCGATTTTAAACTTTAACGTTTCCTTAACCTTTCTTAACCAGACCTTAACCATAAGCAGGCAAAATCAAACATAATTTTGCATTAACAATAAAATAAAAAAGGAGGATTTATTATGAAAACATCTATTATTGCAATTTGTTTGGTATTGGGAGTTACTTTCGGATTTAGTTTCTTAATTCCGGATAACGAACCCGAAAAAAACGGAACAGTTACTATTAAGATTGTAACAGAAAAAAACGGTGTAACCACTGTAATTGACACTACACTCTCGTTTACGGGAGAATTTAACGAAAACATGATTAGCGGTTTATTAAACTCTTATGGAATTAATGAATCCGGCTCGAATGGCGAAAAAATAATTAAACAGATTATTGTAAACACAAATGAAGAAGGCAACGACAAACACATGAAAATGGTTTGTATTAAAGGCGACACATCATTTACAGACATTATTAAATGCTGCAATTTATCTGGTGATTCTGTAAAGATTTGTAACACCAAGCAAACATGTACTGTAATTTGTGACGATAAAGGTGGCAGTAAACATAAAAAGGTTATTGTAAAATCGTGCAATGGCTCAAATTCTGACCTTGAAAAAGATGTGAAAGTTGAAGTTTCTGAAGATGGAACCGTTAAAACAATAACTATTAACGGCGAAGAAGTGAATACAGAAAATGTTGAAACCGATGTACAGGTTATTAATTCCAAAGGTGGCAAAAAGGTAATAATTATTAAAGCCAGAGTTAATATTGACGACCTTAACGAAAGCGACTTAAAAAAGCTCGAAAAAGCAGATGTGGTAACCTCTACAACAAAGAACAATTTAAAAATTGAAAAACTGGATTTTTA is a window encoding:
- a CDS encoding HAMP domain-containing histidine kinase, with the protein product MSISLIGIVFVQIFWIMNAVKINEEQFGRKVNEAMNELVSKIETDETSHIITSNICSINVDNLPENADCMPESLINHKNKHKTQFKKIIISKDSNGCSGLQINQDCKTIKIDSKLTGDFDEFVKSSVKVTNDSSKDVCITVIKNNNKINVKTDKFRNVVEKMLVEYEFKNITLDKRLQKINFSQLLKSVLKNNAIDLPYEYIVNGKNKIDSALISKGYKEDSKAYVYSVNLFPNDLVAKSDYLKMYFPERNSYIYRSLSFMIIGSIVFTLIILMTFIITIFAILRQKKISEIKNDFINNMTHEFKTPIATISLATDAINNPVVLEDKNQILNFNRIIKEEALRMNSQVQKVLQMSLFDKKDVEFHITTLNAHEQIEKAVERIKLQLEQKNGNISLELNAKKYFIEADLVHLNGALLNILDNAVKYSKDLPSIKISTYNKENNICFAISDNGIGMEKDDAKRVFDRFYRVHTGDVHNVKGFGLGLSYVKEVVTAFKGNITVQSEKGVGSTFTFCLPIKNDE
- a CDS encoding T9SS type A sorting domain-containing protein, coding for MKTSIIAICLVLGVTFGFSFLIPDNEPEKNGTVTIKIVTEKNGVTTVIDTTLSFTGEFNENMISGLLNSYGINESGSNGEKIIKQIIVNTNEEGNDKHMKMVCIKGDTSFTDIIKCCNLSGDSVKICNTKQTCTVICDDKGGSKHKKVIVKSCNGSNSDLEKDVKVEVSEDGTVKTITINGEEVNTENVETDVQVINSKGGKKVIIIKARVNIDDLNESDLKKLEKADVVTSTTKNNLKIEKLDFYPNPNNGKFNLSFNLPDKGNTKITVFDANGKAVYKEVLKDFTGGYNKTIDISSEGKGLYFLNVEQNNKILNKKLVIQ